A stretch of Myxocyprinus asiaticus isolate MX2 ecotype Aquarium Trade chromosome 42, UBuf_Myxa_2, whole genome shotgun sequence DNA encodes these proteins:
- the LOC127432530 gene encoding protein cornichon homolog 2-like isoform X1 — MHICVHTQTTTCMHAIQLQKNYAFSWSASQENLMYCCIFLQRERILNIERICNLLRRLVVPEYSIHGLFCLMFMCAGEWVTLGLNIPLLLYHLWRFFHRPADGSEVMYDPVSVMNADILNYCQKESWCKLGFYLLSFFYYLYSMVYALVSF; from the exons ATGCatatatgtgtacacacacaGACAACAACATGCATGCATGCTATTCAGttacaaaaaaattatgctttcaGTTGGAGTGCATCGCAAGAAAACTTAATGTATTGttgtatttttcttcagaggGAAAGAATACTAAACATTGAGAGAATTTGCAACCTCCTCCGAAGG CTGGTGGTTCCAGAATATTCCATCCATGGGCTGTTCTGTCTGATGTTCATGTGTGCAGGAGAGTGGGTGACTTTGGGCCTTAACATCCCCCTGCTTCTCTATCATCTCTGGAG GTTTTTCCACCGTCCTGCAGATGGGTCTGAAGTTATGTATGATCCAGTGAGTGTGATGAATGCAGATATCCTGAATTACTGCCAAAAAGAGTCCTGGTGCAAGCTGGGTTTCTACCTTCTCTCCTTCTTCTACTATCTGTACAG TATGGTGTATGCTTTGGTCAGCTTCTAG